One stretch of Nocardia mangyaensis DNA includes these proteins:
- a CDS encoding YihY/virulence factor BrkB family protein has translation MSNDQVRAADAAPPPQTSPPSGPAVPPAVPPRAAGQRPREHARWVRWLASAWRLVVRVAQKCWNDSIFTKSAAAAFWQTLSLAPLLLGLLGSLGYVGGLFGPDTVEIVEAKIIAFSREFFSPSVVSDLIEPTVDDVLGRGRGALVSVGFVLSLWAGSSAMSTFVDAIVEAHDQQDARHPVWQRIFALLLYVQFLVAAVLILPVIALGPTRIGQALPDTWREPGLRLVDTFYYPIVGLLLIVGLTTLYKLALHKTLPWHRLFCGALVAGVFFMGASDLLRRYLSSVTATGVSYGALATPIAFLLFTYFLGFAVILGAEFNAAVQEFWPARATRIEQVKKWLAKVRADDEHGEKADASPEAPTSSTTEPAQSPLRKPS, from the coding sequence ATGAGCAACGATCAGGTCCGGGCAGCCGACGCGGCACCCCCGCCGCAGACGTCCCCGCCCAGCGGTCCTGCCGTGCCGCCCGCAGTACCGCCACGGGCAGCCGGGCAACGTCCCCGCGAACACGCCCGGTGGGTGCGCTGGCTCGCGTCGGCGTGGCGGCTGGTGGTCCGGGTGGCGCAGAAGTGCTGGAACGACTCGATCTTCACCAAGTCCGCGGCCGCCGCGTTCTGGCAGACGCTGTCGCTGGCACCGCTGCTGCTCGGGCTGCTGGGCAGCCTCGGCTATGTGGGCGGGCTGTTCGGGCCGGACACGGTGGAGATCGTCGAGGCCAAGATCATCGCGTTCAGCCGCGAGTTCTTCAGTCCCTCCGTGGTGTCGGACCTGATCGAGCCGACCGTCGACGATGTACTCGGCCGCGGGCGCGGCGCGCTGGTGTCGGTGGGCTTCGTGCTGTCGCTGTGGGCGGGGTCCTCGGCCATGTCGACCTTCGTCGACGCCATCGTGGAGGCCCACGATCAGCAGGACGCGCGGCATCCGGTCTGGCAGCGGATCTTCGCGCTGTTGCTGTACGTGCAGTTCCTGGTGGCCGCGGTGCTGATCCTGCCGGTGATCGCGCTGGGGCCGACGCGGATCGGGCAGGCGCTGCCCGACACGTGGCGCGAGCCCGGACTCCGGCTGGTCGACACGTTCTACTACCCGATCGTCGGGCTGTTGCTGATCGTCGGGCTGACCACGCTCTACAAGCTGGCCCTGCACAAGACCCTGCCCTGGCACCGGCTGTTCTGCGGCGCGCTGGTGGCCGGAGTGTTCTTCATGGGCGCCAGCGACCTGCTGCGCCGCTACCTGTCCTCGGTCACCGCCACCGGAGTGAGCTATGGCGCGCTCGCCACGCCGATCGCGTTCCTGCTGTTCACCTATTTCCTCGGCTTCGCGGTGATCCTCGGCGCGGAGTTCAACGCCGCCGTGCAGGAGTTCTGGCCCGCCCGGGCCACCAGGATCGAGCAGGTCAAGAAGTGGCTGGCCAAGGTTCGCGCCGACGACGAGCACGGCGAAAAAGCCGACGCCTCACCGGAGGCGCCGACCTCGTCGACCACGGAACCCGCTCAGTCGCCCTTGCGCAAACCCTCGTAG
- a CDS encoding DUF3039 domain-containing protein, producing MSSDTLVRPETTTDETTGDDVPKFFHYVKKDRIAESAVMGTMVVALCGEVFPVTRSPKPGSPVCPDCKKVYEGLRKGD from the coding sequence ATGAGTTCAGACACTCTGGTACGCCCGGAAACCACGACCGATGAGACGACCGGTGACGACGTCCCCAAGTTCTTCCACTACGTGAAGAAGGACCGGATCGCCGAAAGTGCCGTGATGGGCACGATGGTCGTCGCCCTGTGCGGTGAGGTCTTTCCGGTGACCCGCTCGCCCAAGCCCGGTTCGCCGGTGTGCCCGGACTGCAAGAAGGTCTACGAGGGTTTGCGCAAGGGCGACTGA
- a CDS encoding DUF3099 domain-containing protein, with product MPAASAATRGFFRAAPTDHPVLITEAAPSLDEQHRARVRRYMIIMGFRIPCLLLAALTYTIFENPLISILIIAASVPLPWIAVLIANDRPPRTKDEPSRWDGHGDRTALESGHRKAIDS from the coding sequence ATGCCCGCCGCGTCCGCCGCGACGCGGGGGTTCTTCCGCGCCGCCCCCACCGACCACCCGGTGCTGATCACCGAGGCGGCGCCCTCGCTCGACGAGCAGCATCGCGCCAGAGTGCGCCGCTACATGATCATCATGGGATTCCGTATCCCGTGCCTGCTCCTGGCCGCGCTCACCTACACCATCTTCGAGAATCCGCTGATCTCGATTCTGATCATCGCCGCCTCGGTACCGCTGCCGTGGATCGCGGTGCTCATCGCCAACGACCGGCCGCCGCGCACCAAGGACGAACCGAGCCGCTGGGACGGGCACGGGGACCGGACGGCCCTGGAATCAGGGCACCGCAAGGCCATCGACAGCTGA